One genomic region from Metallosphaera tengchongensis encodes:
- a CDS encoding CRISPR-associated endoribonuclease Cas6, whose translation MLLAEVSVSPENDAIIPPFSSKVAKTMLLDPKDVSISPLKRSDRYLIKFGGMPRYLQVFSGEVYSFEVGGEEDKVLNALTNLDSRKAFNTLWRVVDVKVSQVRVDLKESFEVKVMTPALLVSPHRKDKRKVFTNRPSVVFFNNVIDVTKLGRGDQELNELLSSLDHALREEPSVMYYAKVIYAGKEVVGLTGRLRYSLSETDEVVVKTLRLSLESAVARGIGSSRRNGFGRVKVMT comes from the coding sequence ATGCTCTTAGCTGAAGTGTCTGTGTCCCCAGAGAACGACGCTATAATACCACCCTTTAGCAGCAAGGTCGCAAAGACCATGTTGTTAGATCCTAAGGACGTGTCGATATCTCCACTGAAGCGTAGTGACCGGTACCTCATCAAGTTCGGGGGCATGCCAAGGTACCTACAGGTGTTTTCTGGTGAGGTCTACTCCTTCGAGGTGGGAGGAGAGGAGGACAAGGTTTTGAATGCGTTGACGAATTTAGACAGCAGGAAGGCCTTCAACACCTTATGGAGGGTAGTGGACGTCAAGGTCTCGCAGGTGAGGGTGGACTTAAAGGAATCCTTTGAGGTTAAGGTCATGACTCCAGCTCTCCTAGTGTCCCCACACCGGAAGGACAAGAGGAAGGTCTTCACCAACAGACCCTCCGTGGTGTTCTTCAATAACGTAATTGACGTGACAAAGTTGGGGAGAGGGGACCAAGAGTTGAACGAGCTTTTGAGCAGCCTTGATCATGCATTACGTGAGGAACCTTCGGTCATGTATTACGCCAAGGTGATCTACGCAGGGAAGGAGGTAGTTGGGCTGACCGGGAGGTTGAGGTACTCGCTAAGTGAGACGGACGAGGTAGTAGTGAAGACCCTGAGACTATCTCTTGAATCGGCTGTCGCTCGAGGGATAGGTTCCTCGAGGAGGAACGGCTTCGGTAGAGTAAAGGTGATGACTTAG
- the fdhF gene encoding formate dehydrogenase subunit alpha, which translates to MKVVKSICPFCGVGCGVELFAEGQFISRISPLQEHVLSRGHLCGKGTLSHEPQYSWDRLIYPLKRVRDDFYRISWEEAITEIYLKLKEVISRYGPGAVAFYGGCQNTLEEVYSMQKLARALGTNNVDSCARVCHEPSALSLKEMVGIGASSISASKIPEMRVVVIAGESLTESHPVLSQYLTQAKINGTKLVVVDPRVTGTSKLSDLHLRLRPGTDVALYNSVGNYLIQHGLFDQQFVEERTSGFDDYSRGVSKYTLEYAERVTGLNRDQIVKFAELIAGKGVIFSWGLGLTQTSGARGVMSYVDLALLTGNVGEAGGVLVFRGQTNVQGSGDLAKPNVFPIGDMTEENAEKLKEVWGFKPPVEPGLTVTQALLRDSKVRAVVLLGFNPAFSMPNRRAVERRLMELDLLVVLDPFMTQTAKFAHYVLPTAVWSEKEGSVSDLDRLVKWRFKAVDPPGEAKGDLEVLAMLGEKFNVKLDADPERVFREMRSVTPIYSGLELDKVKDYSSNSRYPNGEISLYGQGFKTRDGRARFKFYDQGEVKGGLVLITVRNVTRYNTDVWTGRMPGYGGYESSILLNPSDAKGRGIADGDTVKVKSECGEQVFKVRVSQEVTPGTAVTYFHDGKVNYVVCDELDDLSFTPKYKFTSIEVEKVERNPT; encoded by the coding sequence ATGAAAGTGGTCAAGAGCATATGTCCCTTCTGCGGAGTAGGTTGCGGAGTTGAGCTCTTCGCAGAAGGTCAGTTCATATCCAGGATCTCCCCTCTCCAAGAGCACGTGCTCAGCAGGGGACACCTCTGCGGTAAGGGGACGCTTTCACACGAGCCCCAGTACTCATGGGACAGGCTAATCTACCCCCTGAAGAGAGTTAGGGACGACTTCTATAGGATTTCGTGGGAGGAGGCCATCACCGAGATCTACCTTAAGCTCAAGGAGGTAATATCGCGTTACGGTCCCGGGGCCGTCGCGTTCTACGGTGGTTGTCAGAACACGTTGGAGGAGGTCTACTCGATGCAGAAGCTGGCGAGGGCCTTGGGGACGAACAACGTCGACTCCTGCGCTAGGGTGTGCCACGAGCCCTCAGCCCTCTCACTGAAGGAGATGGTCGGGATAGGGGCATCCTCAATTTCAGCTTCAAAGATTCCGGAGATGAGGGTCGTGGTAATAGCTGGGGAGTCCCTCACCGAGAGCCACCCGGTCCTCTCCCAGTACCTCACCCAGGCCAAGATCAACGGGACCAAGTTAGTTGTAGTTGACCCCAGAGTGACGGGTACCTCCAAGCTCTCCGACCTTCACCTAAGGCTCAGGCCAGGCACGGACGTCGCCCTCTACAACTCCGTAGGGAACTACCTGATACAGCACGGTCTATTCGACCAACAGTTCGTGGAAGAGCGGACCTCAGGGTTTGACGACTACTCCCGTGGAGTGTCCAAGTACACCCTAGAGTACGCAGAGAGAGTGACGGGTTTGAACAGGGACCAGATAGTTAAGTTCGCTGAACTGATAGCTGGGAAGGGCGTCATCTTCTCCTGGGGCCTTGGGCTCACACAGACCTCAGGGGCTAGGGGGGTCATGTCCTACGTGGACCTAGCCCTCCTTACTGGGAACGTGGGTGAGGCTGGAGGGGTCCTGGTCTTCAGGGGTCAGACCAACGTCCAGGGGTCAGGGGACCTGGCTAAACCTAACGTCTTCCCCATTGGGGACATGACTGAGGAGAACGCCGAGAAACTTAAGGAGGTCTGGGGGTTCAAACCTCCCGTCGAGCCCGGTCTAACGGTCACCCAAGCCCTCCTGAGGGACTCAAAGGTCAGGGCCGTGGTCCTCCTAGGGTTTAACCCTGCCTTTAGTATGCCGAATAGGAGAGCTGTGGAGAGGAGGTTAATGGAGCTCGACCTCCTCGTCGTCCTCGACCCGTTCATGACCCAGACCGCTAAGTTTGCCCACTACGTGCTACCTACCGCGGTCTGGTCGGAAAAAGAAGGTTCAGTGTCAGACCTTGACAGGCTGGTCAAGTGGAGGTTCAAGGCAGTCGACCCACCGGGAGAGGCTAAGGGAGACCTTGAAGTGTTAGCAATGCTGGGGGAGAAGTTCAACGTCAAGTTGGACGCAGATCCGGAGAGGGTCTTCCGTGAGATGAGGTCCGTGACCCCGATCTACTCTGGTCTGGAACTGGACAAGGTGAAGGACTACTCCTCCAACTCCAGGTACCCCAACGGGGAGATCTCCCTCTACGGCCAAGGCTTTAAGACGAGGGACGGGAGGGCAAGGTTTAAGTTCTATGACCAGGGGGAGGTGAAGGGTGGGCTAGTCCTCATTACTGTCAGGAACGTAACTCGGTACAACACGGACGTCTGGACAGGTAGGATGCCCGGTTACGGGGGGTACGAGTCGTCGATCCTCTTGAACCCTAGCGACGCCAAGGGGAGGGGGATCGCGGATGGGGATACAGTCAAGGTAAAGTCGGAGTGCGGTGAACAGGTCTTTAAGGTCAGGGTCAGCCAAGAGGTGACTCCTGGGACTGCTGTAACCTATTTCCATGACGGAAAGGTCAACTACGTGGTCTGCGATGAGTTAGACGACCTGTCTTTCACACCTAAGTATAAGTTCACGTCGATTGAGGTAGAGAAGGTGGAGAGGAACCCAACATGA
- a CDS encoding methyltransferase family protein: MFTLLFLTFYIWLVVDLTFAYLIPAVRRRRVVKRDYRDLAYLQLTIFAAIFLLFYFAFFSYYSGIGEVRSPLLYWLGVPLTFLGEGFRVWAIVTLGKYFTPVVEIQEGHGLVVKGPYRFVRHPAYTGALFAVLGMSLLTGSILSLVSFLLVFVGFQRRIANEEKVLISKFGDEYTQKFGRKKRLIPLIW; this comes from the coding sequence ATGTTTACTCTACTGTTCTTAACGTTTTACATCTGGTTAGTTGTCGATCTGACCTTCGCGTATTTAATACCCGCGGTGAGAAGGAGGAGGGTAGTCAAGAGGGACTACAGGGATCTAGCGTATTTACAACTCACAATTTTCGCCGCTATTTTCCTTCTCTTCTATTTCGCATTCTTCTCCTACTACAGCGGTATAGGTGAGGTAAGGTCACCTCTCCTATACTGGTTAGGAGTACCGCTTACGTTTTTGGGTGAGGGGTTTAGGGTATGGGCAATCGTCACTCTGGGTAAGTACTTCACCCCAGTGGTGGAGATACAGGAGGGGCACGGACTAGTTGTGAAGGGCCCCTACAGGTTCGTGAGGCACCCAGCTTATACCGGAGCACTTTTCGCAGTCCTGGGTATGAGTCTCCTTACTGGGTCCATACTCTCTTTGGTTAGTTTCCTCCTCGTCTTTGTGGGCTTCCAGAGGAGGATAGCCAACGAGGAAAAAGTCCTAATCTCCAAGTTTGGGGACGAGTACACGCAAAAGTTCGGTAGGAAGAAGAGATTAATCCCTCTTATCTGGTGA
- a CDS encoding TA0938 family protein, with product MKINIRMEKGNPGERCEYCGVDMAPDSAYVREIHGEKHYFCCSHCADKYEARLK from the coding sequence ATGAAGATAAACATAAGGATGGAGAAAGGAAACCCTGGAGAAAGGTGTGAGTACTGTGGGGTTGATATGGCCCCAGACAGCGCTTACGTAAGGGAGATCCACGGGGAGAAGCACTACTTCTGCTGTTCCCACTGCGCAGACAAGTACGAAGCCAGGCTAAAGTGA
- a CDS encoding prolyl oligopeptidase family serine peptidase: MFAYDERDAVLLLYGERNSVNLGGREIFSPPPGKLVTRVWKVHNSREVRVSLSEKGSDRETTLLVSPGESVREVGEMVEQPFYFKGELCYVKVYMSSPPPDGGDYPTQRVVCGGEVVYGKDLKPGEFVSVRPFGDLLTLVRSKGWRHQELFVGEDFGGMRKVDEGETVGPVGFSDTLIYRRNDSVLTGSVTIKVDYPVLDVVLWGDLLAVEVIKDYRTPILTYDLLGRKLDEETHDNVLMMDSEGPTLFLTETSFSYRVKVSSKREGRENVILSSGSTQVHVKDVYVQGDVLLHGFLLTKVKEPKGVVVYGYGGFRLPLLPSYNPVHNVLMDDGFSVLITNLRGGYEKGEEWHKAGMLKNKVNVFRDFAQFLEVVKGMGGRTVAMGGSNGGLLVGATLNQRPELVDCAVIGHPVLDMLRYHKLYVGKYWVEEYGDPEDPEMRDYLLSYSPYHNLRGGLPKTFVYTGLNDDRVHPGHGIKYAARSRELGNDVLLFVNDTGHSVADPELRAREYSYVVAFIEECLR, translated from the coding sequence ATGTTCGCCTATGACGAGAGGGACGCCGTCCTCCTCCTCTACGGGGAGAGGAACTCCGTGAATTTAGGGGGGCGCGAGATATTCTCCCCTCCACCTGGGAAGTTAGTCACCAGGGTCTGGAAAGTCCACAATTCCCGGGAGGTGCGCGTTAGCCTCAGCGAGAAGGGGAGCGATAGGGAGACCACTCTCCTAGTCTCCCCAGGTGAGAGTGTCAGGGAGGTAGGGGAGATGGTGGAACAACCCTTCTACTTTAAGGGCGAGCTGTGCTACGTGAAGGTGTACATGTCCTCCCCACCCCCAGACGGAGGGGACTACCCCACCCAGAGGGTAGTCTGCGGGGGAGAGGTCGTGTACGGTAAAGACCTAAAACCAGGTGAGTTCGTCTCCGTGAGGCCCTTCGGGGACCTCCTCACCCTGGTCAGGAGCAAGGGTTGGAGGCACCAGGAGCTCTTCGTTGGGGAGGACTTCGGGGGAATGAGGAAGGTGGACGAGGGCGAGACAGTCGGTCCTGTGGGGTTCTCAGATACCTTGATCTACAGGAGGAACGACTCCGTGTTGACCGGGAGCGTCACGATAAAGGTGGACTACCCTGTCCTAGACGTCGTCCTGTGGGGGGACTTACTCGCAGTCGAGGTAATAAAGGACTACAGAACCCCCATCCTGACCTACGACCTCCTAGGTAGGAAGCTGGACGAGGAGACTCACGACAACGTGCTTATGATGGACAGCGAGGGACCAACGCTCTTCCTGACCGAGACCTCGTTCTCATACAGGGTCAAAGTCTCCAGCAAGAGGGAAGGCAGGGAGAACGTCATCCTCAGTTCGGGGAGCACTCAAGTCCATGTCAAGGACGTGTACGTGCAGGGGGACGTCCTCTTACACGGGTTCCTCCTCACCAAGGTCAAGGAACCCAAGGGCGTAGTGGTCTACGGCTACGGAGGCTTTAGGTTACCCCTCCTCCCCAGTTATAACCCCGTACACAACGTCCTCATGGACGATGGGTTTTCCGTGCTGATAACCAACCTGAGGGGAGGCTACGAGAAAGGTGAGGAGTGGCACAAGGCCGGCATGTTGAAGAACAAGGTGAACGTCTTCAGGGACTTCGCCCAGTTCCTCGAGGTCGTGAAGGGGATGGGAGGGAGGACTGTCGCCATGGGGGGTAGTAATGGCGGTCTACTCGTTGGGGCAACCCTAAACCAACGCCCGGAGCTCGTGGACTGCGCCGTCATAGGGCACCCGGTGCTCGACATGTTGAGGTACCACAAGCTGTACGTAGGCAAGTACTGGGTCGAGGAGTACGGAGACCCTGAGGACCCTGAGATGAGGGATTACCTCCTGAGTTACAGCCCCTACCACAACCTGAGAGGGGGCCTACCCAAGACCTTCGTATATACAGGCCTCAACGACGATAGGGTACACCCAGGCCACGGCATCAAGTACGCCGCCAGGTCTAGGGAACTGGGGAACGACGTGCTACTCTTCGTCAACGACACTGGGCACAGCGTGGCTGACCCAGAGTTAAGGGCGAGGGAGTACTCCTACGTAGTTGCCTTCATCGAAGAGTGCTTGAGATGA
- a CDS encoding 4Fe-4S binding protein, with the protein MNPFQTLVLLYLVGMMSVDLSVLYYVLRKPLVSRGAVLFTSSILLYMSLEAMDLGYIIFRHGSLLEEPVTLTLASVPALLSLKGRDSVIRWRSDLRLASVLGLTLVLDELSMGYLYSLGFGPDLNPLVSSVSNPAFGAMMLADAVFFLALAGVRDLREISVFTFAVSMSFMPNVFISFPRYVLLVTSVLSSAVMVVNIVTLYLLQMKSASFNVQLLSFSLAGLDLFMMLGLVTLSSGLGMELISTSMIISMVWYFVLVLHNFPDRRTNLGLKHALTFLALVNLTELVMGLGNSVLGFTVTNSMYNHVGVQGMGNTMGKTMSMSPFSNPFWWLFPMDPLVMVSSSFTHMLASTHDLLLTLVYTSYVAVMATTMTPFYVIMMGAEMGFLVYERYRNVTRIKGWTLAILVGVPVFVWLIPYYTNLYVFGMSGMIFPVTVLSFTLSLMGIALASTLFGKRAYCNLVCMSAHMWSNAFYDRFKPKRTHRFWEYFRWFPFTLMVITFVYWALDELTQSHAEVDPLNLYGMFTLNYVWWFFFFLTPIFGTYSCSRQGWCGFGTFVGLFNKVLFKVRAKDVETCRSCNTVECEGACPIKIEVREDVLSKRYVNRISCVGCGDCVESCPHENLIITDVRKRG; encoded by the coding sequence ATGAACCCGTTCCAGACCTTGGTCCTGCTGTACCTTGTGGGGATGATGTCCGTAGACCTTTCAGTCCTCTACTACGTGTTGAGGAAGCCACTTGTCAGCAGGGGAGCGGTCCTCTTCACGTCCTCCATCCTCCTCTACATGTCGCTGGAGGCCATGGACCTGGGTTACATCATCTTCCGCCACGGGTCTCTCCTGGAGGAACCCGTGACCCTTACCCTAGCGTCAGTCCCAGCCTTGCTCTCCCTGAAGGGCAGGGACTCTGTCATCCGTTGGAGGTCAGACCTAAGGTTGGCCTCGGTGTTGGGCCTGACCCTAGTTCTAGATGAGCTTTCCATGGGGTACCTCTATTCCCTAGGTTTCGGACCCGACCTCAACCCTCTAGTGTCCTCGGTGAGCAACCCGGCCTTTGGGGCAATGATGCTCGCGGACGCGGTCTTCTTCTTAGCCCTCGCTGGGGTAAGGGACTTGAGGGAGATCTCAGTGTTTACCTTCGCGGTCTCCATGTCCTTTATGCCAAACGTGTTTATATCCTTCCCGAGATACGTACTCCTCGTCACGTCAGTCCTCTCGTCAGCGGTCATGGTAGTGAACATCGTTACGCTCTACCTCCTTCAGATGAAGAGCGCGTCATTCAACGTCCAACTGCTCTCGTTCTCGCTGGCTGGGCTAGACCTCTTCATGATGCTTGGGCTCGTCACGCTGTCCTCCGGGTTGGGGATGGAGCTGATCTCGACCTCCATGATAATCTCCATGGTCTGGTACTTCGTCTTGGTCCTCCACAACTTCCCGGACAGGAGGACTAACCTAGGGTTGAAGCACGCTCTCACCTTTCTGGCCCTGGTAAACCTGACAGAACTAGTTATGGGCCTCGGGAACAGCGTCCTGGGTTTTACGGTGACCAACTCCATGTACAACCACGTTGGAGTCCAAGGGATGGGGAATACCATGGGTAAGACCATGAGTATGAGTCCGTTCTCCAACCCGTTCTGGTGGCTCTTCCCCATGGACCCCTTGGTAATGGTCTCATCTTCTTTTACCCACATGCTCGCGAGCACGCATGACCTCCTCCTGACCTTGGTCTACACCTCCTACGTGGCAGTCATGGCCACCACCATGACCCCCTTCTACGTCATAATGATGGGGGCCGAGATGGGCTTTCTTGTCTACGAGAGGTACAGGAATGTGACCAGGATTAAGGGATGGACCTTGGCCATCCTCGTTGGGGTCCCAGTCTTCGTCTGGCTCATACCCTACTACACCAACCTTTACGTCTTCGGCATGAGCGGAATGATATTCCCAGTGACTGTCCTGAGCTTCACCTTATCCTTGATGGGAATAGCCTTAGCGTCAACCCTCTTTGGGAAGAGGGCCTACTGCAACCTGGTCTGCATGTCAGCCCACATGTGGTCAAACGCTTTCTACGACAGGTTTAAGCCCAAGAGGACCCACAGGTTCTGGGAGTACTTTAGGTGGTTTCCTTTCACCCTGATGGTGATAACGTTCGTATACTGGGCCCTCGACGAGCTGACCCAGTCCCACGCGGAGGTCGACCCTCTTAACCTTTACGGCATGTTCACCCTAAACTACGTGTGGTGGTTTTTCTTCTTCTTGACACCTATCTTTGGGACTTACTCATGCTCCAGGCAGGGCTGGTGCGGTTTTGGGACTTTCGTAGGGCTGTTCAACAAGGTCTTGTTCAAGGTTAGGGCAAAGGACGTGGAGACCTGCAGGAGTTGTAACACTGTGGAGTGCGAAGGGGCTTGCCCAATCAAGATAGAGGTGAGGGAGGACGTCCTATCCAAGAGGTACGTGAATAGGATAAGTTGCGTAGGCTGTGGAGACTGCGTGGAGAGCTGCCCCCATGAAAACCTTATCATAACTGACGTAAGAAAAAGGGGTTAG
- the merA gene encoding mercury(II) reductase — protein MYKLGIIGYGAAGFAALIGANEMGVKPLLIGKGPLGGTCVNVGCVPSKRMLRVGELYKYARDVGCQVYPPFTAFQEKEALVQEMRKVKYEDLLSYYDVELVQGEARFVSPHAVKVDSKVLEAEKFIIATGSSPSIPDVPGLRETGYWTNVEALSPDRRIDSLVVIGGRALALEFAQMYRRMGVDVVLLQRSGALLPNWEPEVSGEARRILEDEGVQVFTGVKVREVRKGTGKVVVTDRGEVEADEVLIATGRRPNVDLGLENAGVSLNESGGIKVDETLRTDNPNIYAAGDVLGGKMLEALAGAQGTVAVRNAVLDEGKRIDMLSVPQVVFTQPNIASVGLTEREASRLGEVSSRTLRLEQVAKAEILGDTRGLVKMVTLGKRIVGVSMVGENFAEVINEAALALKLRATVDDLIETIHVFPTMSESLKLVAMSFTRDVARLSCCV, from the coding sequence ATGTATAAGCTCGGTATAATAGGTTATGGTGCAGCTGGATTCGCTGCCCTCATAGGCGCCAACGAGATGGGGGTCAAGCCCCTCCTCATAGGGAAGGGGCCACTTGGGGGGACTTGCGTCAACGTCGGGTGCGTCCCCTCAAAGAGGATGCTGAGGGTAGGTGAGCTCTACAAGTACGCCAGGGACGTGGGTTGCCAGGTCTACCCTCCCTTTACTGCCTTCCAGGAAAAGGAAGCCCTAGTCCAGGAGATGAGGAAGGTAAAGTACGAGGACCTGCTCTCCTACTACGACGTGGAGCTCGTGCAGGGTGAGGCCAGGTTTGTCTCCCCCCACGCCGTTAAGGTCGATAGCAAGGTACTGGAGGCTGAGAAGTTCATAATAGCTACAGGTTCATCCCCCTCAATACCTGACGTCCCTGGTCTGAGGGAGACTGGTTATTGGACTAACGTTGAGGCCCTCTCACCTGACAGGAGGATAGACTCCCTAGTCGTGATAGGGGGCAGGGCCCTAGCGCTGGAGTTCGCCCAGATGTACAGGAGGATGGGCGTGGACGTCGTGCTTCTACAGAGGAGCGGGGCCCTATTGCCCAACTGGGAACCTGAGGTCTCAGGGGAGGCCAGGAGGATCCTTGAGGACGAGGGGGTACAGGTGTTCACTGGGGTCAAGGTCAGGGAGGTCAGGAAGGGTACGGGAAAGGTGGTCGTTACGGACAGGGGAGAGGTCGAGGCGGACGAGGTCCTCATAGCTACTGGGAGGAGGCCCAACGTTGACCTTGGGCTCGAGAACGCTGGGGTGAGCTTGAACGAGAGTGGAGGGATAAAGGTGGACGAGACCCTGAGGACAGATAACCCCAACATTTACGCTGCCGGGGACGTCCTGGGAGGGAAGATGTTGGAGGCCCTGGCAGGAGCTCAGGGCACAGTAGCTGTCAGGAACGCTGTCCTGGACGAGGGGAAGAGGATCGACATGCTCAGCGTACCCCAAGTCGTGTTCACCCAGCCCAACATAGCCAGCGTGGGCCTGACAGAGAGGGAGGCTAGCCGACTAGGTGAGGTGAGCAGTAGGACCCTCAGGTTAGAGCAGGTAGCTAAAGCGGAGATACTTGGAGACACTAGGGGTCTCGTGAAGATGGTCACCCTGGGGAAGAGGATAGTGGGGGTCTCCATGGTCGGGGAGAACTTCGCTGAGGTCATAAACGAGGCTGCACTGGCCTTAAAGTTGAGGGCGACTGTGGACGACCTAATTGAGACAATACACGTTTTCCCGACCATGTCCGAGTCCTTAAAGCTTGTCGCCATGAGCTTCACGAGGGACGTGGCCAGGCTAAGCTGTTGCGTCTAG
- a CDS encoding sulfurtransferase TusA family protein: MDKLKEGKADEVLDLRGESCPEPQIEIVKRLNHMKAGEVLEVISDEEPMDVTIPAICKSRGYPCLSVKEGTTYRIRILKTGSA; encoded by the coding sequence ATGGATAAACTTAAGGAAGGGAAAGCGGACGAGGTCCTAGACCTGAGGGGGGAGTCCTGCCCTGAGCCACAAATTGAGATCGTGAAGAGGCTAAACCACATGAAGGCAGGGGAGGTCCTTGAGGTCATAAGCGACGAGGAGCCCATGGACGTTACCATACCTGCAATATGTAAGAGTAGAGGCTATCCATGCCTCTCCGTGAAGGAGGGGACTACTTACAGGATCAGGATTCTCAAGACAGGGAGTGCGTAA